From Halostella salina, one genomic window encodes:
- a CDS encoding aminotransferase class V-fold PLP-dependent enzyme, whose translation METSESAPLDVASIREEYPILQREFDGDQVAYLDNAATTQTPDRVVDAIADYYRTTNANVHRGIHHLSQEASLAYEEAHDKVAEFVGASGGREELVFTKNTTEAENLVAFAWGLNELGPGDEIVTTEMEHHASLVTWQQIGKRTGADVKYIRVTEDGRLDMDHAAELITDDTELVSVVHVSNTLGTVNPVGDIADIAHDHDAYAFVDGAQAVPNRPVDVEAIDADFYAFSGHKMAGPTGIGCLYGKQELLAEMEPHYYGGGMIRKVTFEDSTWADVPWKFEAGTPVIAQGVGLAEAVDYTEDIGVERIQRHEAELTEYAYDRLSEHDDVELYGPPPGPERGGLVSFNLEGVHAHDLASICNDFAVAVRAGDHCTQPLHDKLGVPASVRASFYVYNTREEVDRLVEAIDAARELFA comes from the coding sequence ATGGAAACCAGCGAGTCCGCGCCGCTCGACGTGGCGTCGATACGGGAGGAGTACCCGATCCTCCAGCGGGAGTTCGACGGCGATCAGGTGGCGTATCTCGACAACGCCGCGACGACCCAGACCCCCGACCGGGTGGTCGACGCGATCGCCGACTACTACCGGACGACGAACGCGAACGTCCACCGCGGCATCCACCACCTGAGCCAGGAGGCCTCGCTCGCCTACGAGGAGGCCCACGACAAGGTGGCCGAGTTCGTCGGGGCCAGCGGCGGCCGCGAGGAACTGGTGTTCACGAAAAACACAACCGAGGCGGAGAACCTGGTCGCTTTCGCCTGGGGGCTGAACGAACTCGGTCCCGGCGACGAGATCGTGACGACGGAGATGGAGCACCACGCGTCGCTGGTGACGTGGCAGCAGATCGGCAAGCGCACCGGCGCGGACGTGAAGTACATCCGGGTCACCGAGGACGGCCGCCTCGACATGGACCACGCTGCGGAGCTGATCACCGACGACACCGAACTCGTCAGCGTCGTCCACGTCTCGAACACGCTCGGCACGGTCAACCCGGTCGGCGACATCGCCGACATCGCCCACGACCACGACGCGTACGCCTTCGTCGACGGCGCGCAGGCCGTGCCGAACCGCCCGGTCGACGTGGAGGCGATCGACGCCGACTTCTACGCCTTCTCCGGGCACAAGATGGCCGGGCCGACGGGGATCGGCTGCCTGTACGGCAAGCAGGAACTGCTGGCGGAGATGGAGCCGCACTACTACGGCGGCGGGATGATCCGGAAGGTCACGTTCGAGGACTCGACGTGGGCCGACGTGCCCTGGAAGTTCGAGGCCGGGACGCCCGTCATCGCGCAGGGCGTCGGGCTGGCCGAGGCCGTCGACTACACCGAGGACATCGGGGTCGAACGGATCCAGCGCCACGAGGCCGAACTCACCGAGTACGCCTACGACAGGCTCTCCGAGCACGACGACGTGGAGCTGTACGGCCCGCCGCCGGGCCCGGAGCGCGGCGGCCTCGTCTCGTTCAACCTGGAGGGGGTCCACGCCCACGACCTCGCCAGCATCTGCAACGACTTCGCCGTCGCCGTCCGCGCGGGCGACCACTGCACCCAGCCGCTCCACGACAAGCTGGGGGTCCCGGCGTCCGTCCGGGCCTCGTTCTACGTGTACAACACCCGCGAGGAGGTCGACCGGCTGGTCGAGGCGATCGACGCCGCGCGGGAGCTGTTCGCGTAG
- a CDS encoding ABC transporter ATP-binding protein produces the protein MTAIETDGLTKRFGDLVAVDDVSLAVDEGEVFGFLGPNGAGKSTTINMLLDFVRPTDGSATVLGHDAQAESKRVHERVGVLPEGFDLYNRLTGRKHVRFAMRAKGIDGDPDAILERVGLGGDDAGRVAGDYSKGMRQRLAFGMALVGDPDLLVMDEPSSGLDPTGINEMQELVRAEAERGTTVFFSSHILEHVEAVCDRVGVMSEGELVAVGTLSELNEQFGSDARLDLTLDSVPERAVERLPDLDGVSGVDRDGDLLSVRCTDPAAKATAINRVEEAGATVRDIDVQDHDIDELFARLTGDGTAADASTGDADADRREAEVVA, from the coding sequence ATGACTGCCATCGAAACCGACGGCCTGACGAAGCGGTTCGGCGACCTCGTCGCGGTCGACGACGTGAGCCTCGCCGTCGACGAGGGCGAGGTGTTCGGCTTCCTCGGCCCCAACGGCGCGGGGAAGTCGACGACGATCAACATGCTGCTGGACTTCGTCCGCCCCACCGACGGGTCGGCGACGGTGCTCGGCCACGACGCGCAGGCCGAGTCCAAGCGGGTCCACGAGCGCGTCGGCGTGCTCCCGGAGGGATTCGACCTGTACAACCGGCTGACCGGGCGCAAGCACGTCCGCTTCGCCATGCGTGCGAAGGGGATCGACGGCGACCCTGACGCGATCCTCGAACGGGTCGGCCTCGGCGGCGACGACGCCGGGCGGGTCGCCGGCGACTACTCGAAGGGGATGCGCCAGCGCCTCGCCTTCGGCATGGCGCTGGTCGGCGACCCCGACCTGCTGGTCATGGACGAGCCGTCGTCGGGGCTGGACCCGACCGGCATCAACGAGATGCAGGAACTGGTCCGGGCGGAGGCCGAGCGCGGGACGACCGTGTTCTTCTCCAGCCACATCCTCGAACACGTCGAGGCGGTCTGTGACCGCGTCGGGGTCATGAGCGAGGGCGAACTCGTCGCCGTCGGCACGCTGTCGGAGCTGAACGAGCAGTTCGGGAGCGACGCCCGCCTCGACCTGACGCTCGACTCGGTCCCCGAGCGCGCGGTCGAGCGGCTGCCCGACCTCGACGGCGTCAGCGGCGTCGACCGCGACGGCGACCTGCTCTCCGTGCGCTGTACCGACCCGGCGGCGAAGGCGACGGCGATAAACCGCGTCGAGGAGGCCGGCGCGACCGTGCGCGACATCGACGTCCAGGACCACGACATCGACGAGCTGTTCGCGCGGCTGACCGGCGACGGGACGGCCGCCGACGCGTCGACGGGCGACGCCGACGCTGACCGCCGCGAGGCGGAGGTGGTCGCATGA
- a CDS encoding ABC transporter permease subunit, which produces MSVSVVARKDFEDALRSRMLWSLTGLLAVLIAVGYVAVWNWGHDTTAEAMVGFLSLPLQVLVPISALIVGYMAVVGERRSGSIKLLLGLPPTRGDIVFGKLVGRSGVVAVAVLTGFAVAALLSLALFGALPLAALGGLLVATLLLGLAFVGIAVGVSAASASRGRAMAATVGTYIVFIGFWKLLTAGVYYFANDGAPSLPIEGPYLLLERLNPMQAFAVVATELTGRDVFPVLFQYGVGIPTVPSSELSTAVPGDLPFYLEPWSAVAVLVAWFVAPMTVGYLRFRAADLG; this is translated from the coding sequence ATGAGCGTCTCCGTCGTCGCCCGGAAGGACTTCGAGGACGCGCTCCGCTCGCGGATGCTCTGGTCGCTGACCGGCCTGCTCGCCGTGCTGATCGCCGTCGGCTACGTGGCGGTGTGGAACTGGGGTCACGACACCACCGCCGAGGCGATGGTCGGGTTCCTCTCCCTGCCGCTGCAGGTGCTGGTACCGATCTCGGCGCTGATCGTCGGCTACATGGCGGTCGTCGGCGAGCGCCGCTCGGGCAGCATCAAGCTTCTGCTCGGCCTGCCCCCGACGCGCGGCGACATCGTGTTCGGGAAACTCGTCGGGCGCAGCGGCGTCGTCGCGGTGGCCGTCCTGACCGGCTTCGCCGTCGCCGCCCTGCTCTCGCTGGCGCTGTTCGGTGCCCTCCCCCTCGCCGCGCTGGGCGGCCTGCTGGTCGCGACGCTGCTGCTCGGCCTCGCGTTCGTCGGCATCGCCGTCGGCGTCTCCGCGGCGTCGGCCTCCCGTGGCCGGGCGATGGCGGCGACCGTCGGGACGTACATCGTGTTCATCGGGTTCTGGAAGCTGCTGACGGCGGGCGTCTACTACTTCGCGAACGACGGCGCGCCGTCGCTCCCGATCGAGGGGCCGTATCTCCTGCTCGAACGGCTCAACCCGATGCAGGCCTTTGCCGTCGTGGCGACGGAGCTGACCGGGCGGGACGTGTTCCCGGTGCTGTTCCAGTACGGCGTCGGCATCCCGACTGTGCCGAGTAGCGAGCTGTCGACTGCCGTCCCTGGCGACCTCCCGTTCTACCTCGAACCGTGGTCGGCCGTCGCGGTGCTGGTCGCGTGGTTCGTCGCCCCGATGACGGTCGGCTACCTGCGGTTCCGGGCGGCCGACCTCGGGTGA
- a CDS encoding DUF424 domain-containing protein, giving the protein MIVNERETEEGLLVAVCDDGLIGETFEEGEVSLTVSEEFYGGERVDEATVVDSLARATVANIVGRDAVELAIDEGFVDERNVLEVESTLHAQLLSLG; this is encoded by the coding sequence GTGATCGTCAACGAGCGCGAGACGGAGGAAGGACTGCTCGTCGCCGTCTGCGACGACGGGCTCATCGGCGAGACGTTCGAGGAGGGCGAAGTGTCGCTCACCGTCAGCGAGGAGTTCTACGGCGGCGAGCGCGTCGACGAGGCGACCGTCGTCGACAGCCTCGCCCGCGCGACGGTCGCCAACATCGTCGGCCGCGACGCCGTCGAACTGGCGATCGACGAGGGGTTCGTCGACGAGCGGAACGTCCTCGAAGTGGAGTCGACGCTGCACGCGCAGTTGCTGTCGCTGGGCTGA
- a CDS encoding tetratricopeptide repeat protein → MTDERDDHQFSEGQGFGDPYDEFDLDPPELDVDPDKVDPVDSRVVSDLLDESAMADDQVDADSLVDVGLEYVRINRYEQATDAFERAARFADDESVEQEAWTNKGAAHAELEEWDAAIGAYREALSIDDSSEHAASAETNLAYALWESGRSEQALEHAERAVEIDERFAQAWYNRGFFLLERGLAEDALNSIDNAIRLGMRNAAVLDEKARALEELGEYDRAEEIVEEAEELRKEAEQELVE, encoded by the coding sequence ATGACTGACGAACGCGACGACCACCAGTTCTCCGAGGGGCAGGGCTTTGGCGACCCCTACGACGAGTTCGACCTCGACCCGCCGGAACTCGACGTGGACCCGGACAAGGTCGACCCCGTCGACTCGCGGGTCGTGTCGGACCTGCTCGACGAGTCAGCCATGGCCGACGACCAGGTCGACGCCGATTCGCTTGTCGACGTGGGGCTGGAGTACGTCCGGATCAACCGCTACGAGCAGGCGACCGACGCGTTCGAGCGCGCGGCCCGCTTCGCCGACGACGAGTCGGTCGAGCAGGAGGCCTGGACGAACAAGGGCGCGGCCCACGCCGAACTGGAGGAGTGGGACGCCGCCATCGGCGCGTACCGCGAGGCGCTGTCGATCGACGACTCCAGCGAGCACGCCGCCAGCGCGGAGACGAACCTCGCGTACGCGCTGTGGGAGTCCGGGCGGAGCGAGCAGGCGCTGGAGCACGCCGAGCGCGCCGTCGAGATCGACGAGCGGTTCGCGCAGGCGTGGTACAACCGCGGCTTCTTCCTGCTGGAGCGCGGGCTGGCCGAGGACGCGCTGAACAGCATCGACAACGCGATCCGGCTGGGGATGCGCAACGCCGCCGTGCTGGACGAGAAGGCCCGCGCGCTGGAGGAGCTGGGCGAGTACGACCGCGCCGAGGAGATCGTCGAGGAGGCCGAGGAGCTACGCAAGGAGGCCGAGCAGGAGCTGGTAGAGTGA
- the thpR gene encoding RNA 2',3'-cyclic phosphodiesterase — MRLFVSVDLPDDLADAVREGQELFEGASGLNFTDPEQAHITMKFLGEVDESRLDEVTAAVERGVDAAEVSGSFPARFAGLGVFPHLDYISVVWLGVEVGSDELAALHEGIEAETTAVGFDPEDHDFTPHVTLARMEHAGGKEQVQEVVENRHPTVGEMVVDEVRLTESVLTDDGPEYSTVESFPL, encoded by the coding sequence ATGCGACTGTTCGTCAGCGTCGACCTGCCCGACGATCTCGCGGACGCGGTCCGGGAGGGACAGGAACTGTTCGAGGGTGCGAGCGGGCTGAACTTCACCGACCCCGAGCAGGCCCACATCACGATGAAGTTCCTCGGCGAGGTCGACGAGTCGCGACTGGACGAGGTGACCGCGGCCGTCGAGCGCGGGGTCGACGCCGCCGAGGTCTCGGGCTCGTTCCCGGCGCGATTCGCCGGCCTTGGCGTGTTCCCGCACCTCGATTACATCAGCGTCGTGTGGCTCGGCGTCGAGGTCGGCAGCGACGAACTGGCGGCGCTCCACGAGGGGATCGAGGCGGAGACGACGGCGGTCGGCTTCGACCCGGAGGACCACGACTTCACCCCGCACGTCACGCTCGCCCGGATGGAGCACGCGGGCGGCAAAGAGCAGGTGCAGGAGGTCGTGGAGAACCGCCACCCGACGGTGGGCGAGATGGTCGTCGACGAGGTGCGCCTCACCGAGAGCGTCCTGACCGACGACGGGCCGGAGTACTCGACGGTCGAGTCGTTCCCGCTGTGA
- a CDS encoding 50S ribosomal protein L39e: protein MGKKSKAKKKRLAKLENQNSRVPAWVMMKTDMEVQRNPKRRNWRRNDTDE, encoded by the coding sequence ATGGGTAAGAAATCGAAGGCCAAGAAAAAGCGGCTCGCGAAGCTCGAGAACCAGAACAGCCGGGTGCCCGCCTGGGTCATGATGAAGACGGACATGGAGGTCCAGCGAAACCCCAAGCGGCGCAACTGGCGGCGTAACGACACCGACGAATAA
- a CDS encoding 50S ribosomal protein L31e, with amino-acid sequence MSASDFEERVVTVPLRDAKAEAKHKRADKAMTLVREHLAQHFSVEEEDVRLDPSINEAVWSQGRKNPPSKLRVRAARFDEEGRGVVEAEYAE; translated from the coding sequence ATGAGCGCCAGCGACTTCGAGGAGCGGGTCGTCACCGTTCCGCTGCGCGACGCGAAGGCCGAGGCAAAGCACAAGCGCGCCGACAAGGCGATGACGCTCGTCCGCGAGCACCTCGCCCAGCACTTCTCCGTCGAGGAGGAGGACGTGCGGCTTGACCCCTCGATCAACGAGGCCGTCTGGTCGCAGGGCCGCAAGAACCCGCCGAGCAAGCTCCGCGTCCGCGCCGCCCGCTTCGACGAGGAGGGGCGGGG